In Vibrio gangliei, a single window of DNA contains:
- the nlpI gene encoding lipoprotein NlpI, translating into MKYLKWLSLVSAFFLLGCANQGNSTNSFVYPPLAIPLQPSIQQEVQIARLNQLLTRKDVSQNVRAQMFAERGRFLDSVGMADLARLDYESSLKLNPAQSEVFNVLGVYFTQTSDFDSAFDAFDSSLELDPNNEYAERNRAIALYYADRIPLALQDMQSNYDKDPSDPYRALWLYYIQRESDVQKATADLEQSYQNKDDQWGWELVGMTLGHLDQNDILESVAMGTKNNVDLAQKLTELYFYLAKEYQYKGDYSNAIALYKLAISMNVYEFSEHRYAFLELTRIFKAIQAERAQEDNSQAPATTKPDEQQESKNHPPQVYRAPKLSA; encoded by the coding sequence GTGAAATATCTTAAATGGTTAAGCCTAGTGAGCGCCTTCTTTTTATTAGGATGTGCTAATCAAGGGAACTCAACTAACTCATTTGTTTACCCGCCGTTAGCAATTCCCCTGCAGCCTTCGATTCAGCAAGAAGTGCAAATAGCGCGATTAAATCAGTTACTCACTCGTAAAGATGTTAGCCAAAACGTGCGAGCACAAATGTTTGCCGAGCGTGGTCGCTTCCTAGATAGCGTAGGTATGGCGGATTTGGCGCGTTTAGATTACGAATCATCACTAAAACTAAATCCAGCTCAATCGGAAGTCTTTAATGTACTTGGTGTGTACTTCACCCAAACGAGCGATTTTGATTCTGCATTCGATGCGTTTGATTCCAGTTTGGAGTTAGACCCTAACAACGAATACGCAGAACGCAACCGTGCCATTGCCTTGTACTATGCAGACCGAATTCCTCTTGCCTTGCAGGATATGCAAAGCAACTATGATAAAGATCCATCCGATCCGTATCGCGCATTGTGGCTGTATTACATTCAACGTGAAAGTGATGTGCAAAAAGCGACCGCCGATCTAGAGCAAAGCTATCAAAATAAAGATGACCAATGGGGATGGGAATTAGTTGGCATGACACTTGGCCATCTAGATCAAAATGACATTCTTGAGTCAGTGGCGATGGGGACTAAGAATAATGTCGACTTGGCGCAAAAGTTGACAGAACTGTACTTCTATTTGGCAAAGGAATATCAATATAAAGGCGATTATTCCAATGCAATTGCTTTGTATAAATTAGCGATTTCGATGAACGTGTATGAGTTTTCGGAACACCGTTATGCCTTCTTAGAATTAACCCGTATTTTTAAAGCGATTCAAGCTGAGCGTGCACAAGAGGATAATTCTCAAGCGCCAGCAACCACAAAACCTGATGAGCAGCAAGAATCAAAAAATCATCCGCCTCAGGTGTATCGTGCCCCTAAACTCAGCGCATAA